The Aerococcus christensenii genome segment CAGGCTTGTGGAAGTGCTATTAAGAAAAAGGGACACACCTATATATTCCTCCCAGGTTTTCCTCATGAATTAAAGGCCATGTGGCGGGAATCGGTGGTCCCTTACCTTAATCCTTCCCAGGAAGAAGTGATGACGTCTCGCTATTTGAATTTTTATGGTATTTTTGAATCGGCCTTGGCGGATAAGCTGGATGATCTGATCGTTCACCAAGAGAATCCTACCCTTGCGATCTATTCAGCAGAGGGGATTGTAACGGTTCGGTTGACCGCTAAGGGAGAGTGCCTAGAAGCGAATGCGGGGATTTTAGAGGACATGACCCGACAGATCCTTGACCGCTTAGCGCCTTATTATTTTGGAGAAGGGTATGGACTGACCCCAGTGAAGGCGCTTCTGGATGACTTGATGGCTAAACACCAGACCCTTTCTTTCGCGGAGAGTTTGACGGGAGGAATGGCTGGTGAGCGGATCGTCAATTACAGTGGGGCCTCTCGGGTCTTTCAAGGAAGTCTGGTGGCTTATACGGCAGAAGCGAAGCAAAGAGTGATTGGGGTGGAGGCCAAAACCATAGAAAGTGTGGGCATGGTGAGTGAACAATGTGCCTTAGAAATGGCTGAAAAGACGCGCCAACGCTACCAAAGTGATCTCACGATTAGCTTTACAGGGGTTGCTGGTCCAGATGAGATGGAAGGTCATCCTGCAGGCACAGTCTTTTGCGGGTTTGCTTTCAAGGATAGACCTACCCATATTGAATCTTACCATCTTAGTGGAGATCGGCAGACGATTCGCCAACGCTGTCTTTTCCAAGCGTGTTTTGATGTGTGGAAAATGAGAAGTCAACAGTCTTCCCAATAAAATCAGAACGTTTGTTTGGTTTTTGCTTGCTATTTTTTAGAGAAATCAGTAAACTAGTTCATGTAAACAAATAGAGGAGGAAACAAGATGACGCTATCACATGACGAGAACCGCCAGAAAGCTTTAGAACAAGCCTTAAAGAAAATAGAAAAAAATTACGGCAAAGGTGCCATTATGAAATTAGGAGAAGCGAGTGATATTCAAATCTCTACCGTTTCCACCGGCTCGCTTTCCTTAGATGTGGCGCTAGGCGTTGGAGGGTATCCTCGTGGAAGAATTATTGAAGTCTATGGCCCAGAATCTTCAGGGAAGACAACGGTTGCTCTTCATGCGGTAGCTGAAGTGCAGAAACAAGGAGGAATTGCTGCTTTTATCGACGCTGAAAATGCCTTGGATCCAGAATATGCCAAAGCTTTGGGGGTTAATATTGACGAACTTTTGCTTTCCCAACCAGATACAGGGGAACAAGGCTTAGCGATTGCAGATGCCTTGGTCTCTTCAGGCGCTGTGGATATTGTGGTCGTTGACTCTGTTGCAGCGCTTGTTCCACGGGCAGAAATTGAAGGAGAGATGGGAGATTCCCACATGGGACTTCAGGCCCGCTTGATGTCTCAAGCCCTCCGCAAATTATCTGGTTCGATCAATAAGACCAAAACCATTGCCATTTTTATTAACCAGATCCGTGAAAAAGTGGGTGTGATGTACGGCAGTCCTGAAACCACGCCTGGCGGAAGAGCGCTCAAATTCTATTCGACCATTCGTTTAGATGTTCGTCGAGCAGAACGCATCAAGAGTGGAGAAGAAATTATCGGTAACCGTACCAAGATCAAAGTGGCTAAGAACAAGGTCGCTCCTCCTTTCCGAGTGGCAGAAGTGGATATTATGTACGGGGAAGGAATTTCTCGTGAAGGGGACTTAGTCGACTTAGCTTCGGATATGAAGATTATTAAGAAGAGCGGTTCTTGGTATTCTTATGGGGAAGATCGGATTGGACAAGGACGAGAGAACGCTAAGAAATATCTCAGAGATCATCCGGAAGTTTATGCTGAAATTGACCACAAGGTGCGGGTAGCTTATGGATTTGAAGAAGAAACCGAAGATGAAGGAAATTTGGGGGCTTCAACCTCTGAGAGTGACTCTAAGAAGGTAGAAAAAGTCAATGAAGTAGCTCCTGACCAAGAAGAAAATGAAACCTTAGATATTTTTGAAGAAGAATAGGTTTAGAGAAAAGACCCTTAACCAAAGGACTCCAAAGGTTTAGCTTGGAGTCCTTTTTAGTTTGGAAGACGCAAGCAGGCCTTGGAGATTCTCGCTTGATGACAAGCGTGCGCATCAGGTATACTTAAAGTAGAACTTTATGACAAAAAATAAACAAGGAGGGTCATCATGGAGATTCGACCGTTAGAGCCATCAGACAAAGAAAATAGCTATACCATTATTAAGGTGATTTTAGAGCATTTGGATGTGCCTTTGATTAATCAATTTGGCTGGGAAGAAGCCAAGGAAATTTTGAAAACCGCTATGGACAAACCTTATTATCGGTACGGCTGTCAGAATGGCTATGGGGTGTTTGTAGAAGGAGAATTAGTGAGCGTTGCTTATGCTTATCCGGGAGTGATGGATCCTATGATAGAAGCGCCACTAGAGACTACCATGATTGAAATGGGCTATTCTTCTGATCAGATTCCTTCCCGTTACGCCTTCGTTGAAGCCCTCATGGATGAATTTTACTTGGATTCTATTGCCACCAAAAAGAGTTACGAAAAGAACGGTTATGCCACTGCCCTTATTCATTACTTAGAGAAGCAGGCCCAAGCTCAAGGGTATGCTAAACTTTCCCTCAATGTAGATTTTGACAATGAAAAGGCTCGCCAGCTCTATGAACAATTAGGCTTTACCGTCCGCTCAGAAGTGATGATTGGGGGACAAGCCCATTATCATTTGGTGAAGGAAGTTTAAGACAGGATCTAGAGAACTCTCGAGAAAAAGTCCTATCTCTCACATAAAAAGCTCACGTTGGATGAAAACGTGAGCTTTTTTGCTGGCTTAGATTTATTTGAGATGAGGATCGTAGTGAGCACGCTCTCCTCCAATAAACTTAGGACGAGTTTTGGCGGCATTGACCCATGCTTGACCGAGTTGGTGGTGGGTGAGACGGAGGGGAACAGCAACTGGCTTTAGATGCATCCCAATAAGGGTATTACCGATGTCAAGGCCGGCATCCGCTTGAATCTCCTCAATCGCAATTGGATCTGGCAGGGTGTGGTAGGCCGCTGTGGCGAAGGAGCCCCCCGCCTTAGGGAAAGGCACTACATTGACGACTTCTTCGAAGGGACGGGCGAGCCGAGAGGTGATCAAGGCCCGATTCAAATGTTCGCAGCATTGAGCGGCGACATAGATGCCTTCTCGATGAAAGATTTCATAGAAAGCATTAAACAGAGTCTGTCCCAATTCGGGTGAAGAAGAGCTGCCAATTTTTTGACCACTGACTTCACTGGTGGAGCAGCCGATCACTACGGTTTGCCCAGGGGTAAGGTGGGCAGCTTGTATCAACTCTTGCGCAATGGCTTGGGCTTGTTCTTTTAGGGCATCCAAGATAAAGACCTTCTTTCTTTTGTTGTACTGTGATTATTATAAGAAAGACCTGGCGATTCCTCAAGTCTCTTCTTTTTGAGAAAGTTTGAAGAAGGGAGAGGAAACTTAGAGGTTGAGGGAGAGGTAATTTTGATAGACTTGATCTTTCATCTGGTCGAAGGAAAGGCCTTTTTGTTGGGAGAGGATATCTAGAATTCTAAGGATTTGATGGAGCCAGCCATAGCCATGTCCGATCCATTCTAAGGACGATGGACCATCTGTTTCGGTCAAGATTCGATCGATAGGAAGGTGATGGATCAATTGAGTGGTGAGCGGGGAATAGCCGGCGTCAACACTAATCGTGAAGAAGCAGCCTAAGTCCAAAAAATCATCTACCAAGTCTAAAGGGCCACTATACCAATGGATGATGAGGGGATCTTGGGTGCGGTAGTACTTGAGAATGGCTAAGACATCTTTTTCTGCACCCTTGGTATGAATATTGGCCAGAGTGTGCGTGGTATAGGCATAAGCCATAAAAGCCTGAAAGATCTTGCGCTGTCGAGGATAGGCAGAA includes the following:
- a CDS encoding TatD family hydrolase yields the protein MQKADFLGEIGLDYYWAKDASAYPRQRKIFQAFMAYAYTTHTLANIHTKGAEKDVLAILKYYRTQDPLIIHWYSGPLDLVDDFLDLGCFFTISVDAGYSPLTTQLIHHLPIDRILTETDGPSSLEWIGHGYGWLHQILRILDILSQQKGLSFDQMKDQVYQNYLSLNL
- a CDS encoding competence/damage-inducible protein A, producing the protein MKAEIIAVGTELLMGKVVNTNAPFLARELNALGVDHYFETVVGDNPNRIQEVTRLAEQRSDWIIFSGGIGPTQDDLTKQTLAAYLGEELVYDSTYLKRIEAHYQKRHIALTDKGKQMAYTFKRGVTLGNPKGQACGSAIKKKGHTYIFLPGFPHELKAMWRESVVPYLNPSQEEVMTSRYLNFYGIFESALADKLDDLIVHQENPTLAIYSAEGIVTVRLTAKGECLEANAGILEDMTRQILDRLAPYYFGEGYGLTPVKALLDDLMAKHQTLSFAESLTGGMAGERIVNYSGASRVFQGSLVAYTAEAKQRVIGVEAKTIESVGMVSEQCALEMAEKTRQRYQSDLTISFTGVAGPDEMEGHPAGTVFCGFAFKDRPTHIESYHLSGDRQTIRQRCLFQACFDVWKMRSQQSSQ
- a CDS encoding TIGR01440 family protein is translated as MDALKEQAQAIAQELIQAAHLTPGQTVVIGCSTSEVSGQKIGSSSSPELGQTLFNAFYEIFHREGIYVAAQCCEHLNRALITSRLARPFEEVVNVVPFPKAGGSFATAAYHTLPDPIAIEEIQADAGLDIGNTLIGMHLKPVAVPLRLTHHQLGQAWVNAAKTRPKFIGGERAHYDPHLK
- the recA gene encoding recombinase RecA — translated: MTLSHDENRQKALEQALKKIEKNYGKGAIMKLGEASDIQISTVSTGSLSLDVALGVGGYPRGRIIEVYGPESSGKTTVALHAVAEVQKQGGIAAFIDAENALDPEYAKALGVNIDELLLSQPDTGEQGLAIADALVSSGAVDIVVVDSVAALVPRAEIEGEMGDSHMGLQARLMSQALRKLSGSINKTKTIAIFINQIREKVGVMYGSPETTPGGRALKFYSTIRLDVRRAERIKSGEEIIGNRTKIKVAKNKVAPPFRVAEVDIMYGEGISREGDLVDLASDMKIIKKSGSWYSYGEDRIGQGRENAKKYLRDHPEVYAEIDHKVRVAYGFEEETEDEGNLGASTSESDSKKVEKVNEVAPDQEENETLDIFEEE
- a CDS encoding GNAT family N-acetyltransferase; the encoded protein is MEIRPLEPSDKENSYTIIKVILEHLDVPLINQFGWEEAKEILKTAMDKPYYRYGCQNGYGVFVEGELVSVAYAYPGVMDPMIEAPLETTMIEMGYSSDQIPSRYAFVEALMDEFYLDSIATKKSYEKNGYATALIHYLEKQAQAQGYAKLSLNVDFDNEKARQLYEQLGFTVRSEVMIGGQAHYHLVKEV